Proteins from a single region of Synchiropus splendidus isolate RoL2022-P1 chromosome 3, RoL_Sspl_1.0, whole genome shotgun sequence:
- the LOC128756351 gene encoding protein S100-P-like, giving the protein MSDLTVAMALLMKVFDKYASVDGDPKTLNKAEVKNLLTAELPGLEQAIECKDMAASLIKDLDINSDDKLDFTEFMVLVTALSCILKD; this is encoded by the exons ATGTCAGATCTCACAGTCGCCATGGCCCTTCTCATGAAGGTCTTTGACAAGTATGCGTCGGTAGATGGGGACCCAAAAACTCTGAACAAGGCTGAGGTGAAGAATCTGCTGACGGCTGAGCTACCTGGACTCGAGCAG GCGATTGAGTGCAAAGACATGGCTGCCAGCTTGATCAAAGATCTGGATATAAACAGCGACGACAAGCTCGACTTCACCGAGTTTATGGTGCTGGTGACGGCGCTGAGCTGCATCCTCAAGGATTAA
- the grpel1 gene encoding grpE protein homolog 1, mitochondrial, which translates to MASVCVRAVRRSYSLLTSSALTRASQRMLCTATQQKNGPAPEEGAEKPEQSDAEKIQKEMTQLEEQLKDMTEKYKRALADTENLRSRSQRMVEDAKLYGIQGFCKDLLEVADILEKATQSVPKEEVSSQNPHLKNLFDGLVMTETQIQKVFTKHGLVKLNPDGQKFDPYEHEALFHAPVEGKEPGTVAMVTKVGYKLHGRTLRPALVGVVKAP; encoded by the exons AtggcgagtgtgtgtgttcgagCTGTGAGGCGAAGCTATTCCCTGTTAACATCATCGGCTCTGACAAG GGCCTCGCAGCGGATGCTGTGTACAGCCACACAGCAGAAGAATGGCCCGGCTCCTGAGGAGGGCGCCGAAAAACCCGAGCAGTCAGATGCAGAGAAAATCCAGAAAGAGATGACCCAGCTAGAAGAACAACTCAAGGACATGACG GAAAAGTACAAACGCGCCCTGGCTGACACAGAGAACCTCCGGTCAAGGAGCCAGAGGATGGTCGAAGATGCTAAATTATACG GTATCCAGGGCTTCTGCAAGGACCTGCTGGAGGTGGCTGACATCCTGGAGAAGGCAACGCAGAGTGTTCCCAAGGAGGAAGTGAGCAGTCAGAACCCTCACCTTAAGAATCTGTTTGACGGCCTGGTGATGACCGAGACCCAAATTCAGAAGGTGTTCACAAAGCACGGCCTGGTCAAGCTCAACCCTGACGGCCAGAAGTTTGACCCCTACGAGCATGAGGCGCTCTTCCACGCTCCGGTAGAAGGCAAGGAGCCTGgcactgttgccatggttaccaaAGTTGGCTACAAGCTTCATGGTCGCACGCTGCGGCCGGCGCTGGTCGGTGTCGTCAAAGCTCCTTAG